GCCCACGCTGTCAGCGGCGATCCGCCAGCTTGAAGATCAGCTGGGAGTCATCCTGGTGCAGCGCGGGTCCCGGTTTCAAGGCCTGACGCCCGAGGGGCAGCGGGTGCTGGAATGGGCGCGGCGGATTGTCGGCGATGCTCGTACCATGCGCGAGGAAATGCGGGCGGCGCGCAATGGTCTGGCTGGACATATTCGCCTGGCGGTGATCCCGACGGCGCTGGCGATGGTGCAGAGGCTGACAGAGCCATTTCAGGCGCATCACCCTGCTGTGACGTTCCAGGTGGTGTCGCGCAATTCTCTCCAGGTCCTCAGTCTTCTGGAAAATCTCGAGATTGATGCAGGTATCACCTATCTCGACAATGAACCGCTTGGCCGGGTGACGTCTGTGCCACTCTATGCCGAGCGTTATCACCTGATCGCGGCGACCGGCACGCCGCTGGCCGACCGGGAAAGTGTGACCTGGCAAGAGGTTTCTGATCTTCGGCTTTGCCTATTGACGCCCGATATGCAGAACCGGCGCATCATCAATCAGCATTTCACCGAGGCGGGGGTAGTGCCTCGGCCGACGCTGGAATCGAACTCGATGATTGTATTATTTTCTCATATTCGGACCGGGCAATGGTCGTCGATCATGCCACGTAACGTCGCGGAATCCTTCGGTTTTCCGGAGGAAATTCGCATGGTGCCGATTGTCGAGCCACAGGCCCAGCATCTGGTTGGGCTGGTTGCAACCCATCGTGAACCCTATACGCCGCTGGTTTCGGCGTTATTGCATGAGGCGCGCCGCCTCGCAGCCGCACAAGTCTTTGATAGGTTTTTTCTATCGCGTAACGATACAGCGGTATTGACCTGAGTGACGGGCTGGATTCATTCTCGCAAAATGGTTGAGTGTACCGTCTTGCCGCGCGACACACGCCGTCGTTGCTGGCTGCTGAGGAGGAAGCGATGAATATGCATGTGGTGGCGGAAGCCGATATGGCCAGGGTGGAGGCGATCATCAATGGCCTCAAGCATCTTGAAGGCCCCCTTCTGCCGATCCTGCATGAAATTCAACGCGAATTCGGATGCGTGCCTGA
This region of Agrobacterium vitis genomic DNA includes:
- a CDS encoding LysR family transcriptional regulator gives rise to the protein MIDKLEFFIALARAQHFGRAAEECGISQPTLSAAIRQLEDQLGVILVQRGSRFQGLTPEGQRVLEWARRIVGDARTMREEMRAARNGLAGHIRLAVIPTALAMVQRLTEPFQAHHPAVTFQVVSRNSLQVLSLLENLEIDAGITYLDNEPLGRVTSVPLYAERYHLIAATGTPLADRESVTWQEVSDLRLCLLTPDMQNRRIINQHFTEAGVVPRPTLESNSMIVLFSHIRTGQWSSIMPRNVAESFGFPEEIRMVPIVEPQAQHLVGLVATHREPYTPLVSALLHEARRLAAAQVFDRFFLSRNDTAVLT